The Levilactobacillus namurensis genomic interval CTGACGAAGATGCACTCCCGTTAGATGAGGCCCTAGACGCGTTACGTACTAAGGCTAGGGAAGAGTACATTAAGAACCACGTTGATGAGCCGACACACACGTATGAACTTAATGTGGTCATGCTAGAAGATACCGAGGAGTACAAAGACCGTGGTATCTTTAGCTGCGTGTATCCGGGCGATACGGCTACTTTTATCCATGATGAGGACGGTTTAAACGTGAAAGCCCGTATGACGGGCTACACCTGGTCACCTGCGACTCAGCAGTATTTGACACTGACCTTTAAATCAAATCAGCGCAACACGCCAGACATCGAGCACAAACTGGATAGCGTGGTGGATCGTATCAGCCTTATTGACCGTACAGCACTAGCTAAAGCAGCTAACCACTCTAACACTGTGGGTTGGTCTGCTGATGGGCCAGCCGCTATCGAGGGCAATAAAGAGGGGGACGTTTGGTACCAACAAGTTGGTATCCACGTCATCATGTGGATTTACCACAATGGCGAGTGGCAAGAAGGCGTGAGTGACATTGCCGGCCATGACGCGACTAACATTACTGAAGGCACCATCAATGCGGCTAACGTCAATATCATCAATTTGAATGCCAATAACATTGTCACGGGGACAATCTCCGGGCCGAACCTAGCTATTAACTTGATTACGGGACAGGTGGTTTTCCAGTCAGGGAATATTCGCAGTGCAGATGGCAATTTTGACATTGATATTGATGACGGAACTGTAACTTCTGCTTCAAAATTCGGTGGGACAATGACTTTAGACAGCGCTTCGTTACGTTATCGAAGTAAATTTGATAATGCTCTAAAAGGTGAAGTTGCTTTTAACTGGGGAAACTTGTTTTATGGCGAAGCGCTAGTTATTCGTGGAAATAATATGATTCTGTTGGGTATTCAGGATCCTATCGCTGAAGACAAATTTACAGCTAACGGAAATCCATTCGTCCGAATTAGTAAAAGCGATGGTCTTATCCTTGCGGGAGGAAGTACCGACAATTCGAGATATAGTATTTTGCAGCTTAGCCCAGATAGCTTTTACGTAAGCTCTTATCAAGACCCGAACGGTATGTATGGTTCAGGAAACGTTGTTCTTACTTCTTATAACTCCAACGGGGGACTTGCTTCTGCTCTTAATTTAGAGTCTAGTGGGGGAGTTTCCTTAACTGGGGGTACGATTCAATTATCGGGTACCACAAGTGTATGGGGTGATTTTTCTGTTACTGGGACTAAGAACGCTGTCCACATCACCCGTGACGGCATCCGCGCAACACCGGCATATGAAACGGCGGAGAGTTACTTGGGCGATATTGGTGAGAACAAAACGGACGCTAGTAAGCAGGTCAAGGTACCAATTGAAGAACTGTTTAGCGACACAATTCGTGCTGACTTGCCTTACCAAGTTTTCTTACAGTCCTACAGTGCCGCGCACGTGTGGGTTTCTTCGCGCAATGAAGATTCCTTTACAGTTGAAAGTGACCAACCCAATGCGCCGTTTGCGTGGGAACTGAAAGCTAAACGCCGAGGCCACGAGAATGAGCGTTTGGTTAAGCAAGAAATTGACCCGACCGAATACGCCGAAAAGATAGACGGCTACCAAGACACGGGTAAGGAGGGACCAACCAAATGATTAAACTGCACC includes:
- a CDS encoding phage tail spike protein; translation: MIQLYNYDERDFKGHNGRVLAEVSNDTITWEVNTKYEFQFDYPLFAKHGLAIENEMIVTAPVPGYDDQAFRINSVTKSMGMLTVHAYHVFWDLMQNFVEDTNIVDKNGSGALSQLMTKTQFPNQFTYTSTVANTATARIVRMSVIAALIGTDENTVLSRWGGEFEWDNFHFNHVAQLGADRGVIFRNRKNLLGYEATEDLTDTVTRIMPEGYDGLLLPELYVDSPLIGNYTSPRVAKIEYSDIKAIDEESVTADEDALPLDEALDALRTKAREEYIKNHVDEPTHTYELNVVMLEDTEEYKDRGIFSCVYPGDTATFIHDEDGLNVKARMTGYTWSPATQQYLTLTFKSNQRNTPDIEHKLDSVVDRISLIDRTALAKAANHSNTVGWSADGPAAIEGNKEGDVWYQQVGIHVIMWIYHNGEWQEGVSDIAGHDATNITEGTINAANVNIINLNANNIVTGTISGPNLAINLITGQVVFQSGNIRSADGNFDIDIDDGTVTSASKFGGTMTLDSASLRYRSKFDNALKGEVAFNWGNLFYGEALVIRGNNMILLGIQDPIAEDKFTANGNPFVRISKSDGLILAGGSTDNSRYSILQLSPDSFYVSSYQDPNGMYGSGNVVLTSYNSNGGLASALNLESSGGVSLTGGTIQLSGTTSVWGDFSVTGTKNAVHITRDGIRATPAYETAESYLGDIGENKTDASKQVKVPIEELFSDTIRADLPYQVFLQSYSAAHVWVSSRNEDSFTVESDQPNAPFAWELKAKRRGHENERLVKQEIDPTEYAEKIDGYQDTGKEGPTK